DNA sequence from the Candidatus Cloacimonadota bacterium genome:
AAGGCAGTTCTTAGGGCAGATGGACAAACCCAAAGTGGATTTTATTGAAGGACTCTCACCGGCTATATCCATCGAGCAAAAAGCAAGCAGCAAAAATCCACGCTCTACTGTGGGGACAGTTACGGAGATTTATGATTATCTACGAGTTTTATATGCACGAATTGGCATCCAACACTGCTATAAATGCGGAGATCCAGTTGGTTCTCTAACCGTAGATCAGATGGTAGAGCACATTATGCAAAATCCAGAGGGCACAAAACTTCAGATCCTTGCACCCATTGTTCAAAATCGCAAGGGAGAGCATAAAGATGAGCTGGAACAGTTACGCAGCGAAGGTTTTGTACGCGTGATGATCAATGGTGTGTTACGAAATCTGGATGAAAAGATAGTACTAGACAAAAAAAGCAAGCACAATATCGATGTGGTAGTGGATAGACTTGTAGTTAAAGATGGTGTAGAGAGCCGGATGGCAGATTCATTGGAATTAGCTTTGAAGCTAAGTGATGAACTAATAAAGATCGACTATCCAGATTCAAAAGAAACAGACTTACTCTCGTCTAAGAACTCATGCGCCAAATGTAATATCGGTTACGAAGAGCTTAGCCCACAGAGTTTTTCCTTTAACAGCCCCATTGGTGCATGTGTAGCATGCAACGGGCTTGGTTACCGCTTGGAGTTTGATCCGGAATTGGTAGTGCCAGATGAAGATCGAAGTATTATGGATGGTGCGGTTATTCCTTGGGGGAGATTGGAAGCCAAAAAATCCAGTTGGACGATGAATACAGTTTCAAATCTTGCAAATGCATATAACTTTGAGCTAAATACTCCTTGGAAGAATCTACCTGATATAGCAAAACAACTTATCCTGTATGGATCGGGAAATAAAAGATTTCGTGTTGCTTGGCAGAATGCACGAGGTAAAGGCGAGTTCATGATGCGCCATGAAGGCGTTATTCCTCAACTTAAAAGGCGTATGCGCGAAACCACATCCGAAGAAATGAAACGATACTACATGCAATTTATTAGCGACAAAGCCTGTCCGGATTGTAATGGGAACAAACTAAAACCAGCTTCTTTAGCGGTTAAAGTGCAAGGCAAATCCATAGCTGAAATTACTAAAATGAGTGTGGGAGAAGCTTACGACTTTTTTTCAACTCTTAGTTTAAGCGGAAATCATAAATTGATAGCAGAAGAAGTGTTAAAAGAAATCCGTGCCCGTTTAGGTTTTTTGAAGGCGGTTGGATTGCATTATCTCAGCCTGGATCGTCGTGCACCCACGCTTTCCGGGGGAGAATCCCAACGAATTCGTTTAGCAAGTCAGATTGGCTCTCAATTAGTAGGCGTTATGTATATCTTAGATGAACCCTCAATTGGCTTACATCAAAGGGATAACACCAAATTAGTAAGTATGCTGCTACATCTTAGAGATTTGGGTAATTCTGTAATCGTTGTAGAGCACGATGAAGAGACTATGCGCAGCGCAGATCAA
Encoded proteins:
- the uvrA gene encoding excinuclease ABC subunit UvrA, producing the protein MKTSIKIKGASEHNLKNIDLEIPRNKLIVFTGVSGSGKSSLAFDTLYAEGQRRYVESLSAYARQFLGQMDKPKVDFIEGLSPAISIEQKASSKNPRSTVGTVTEIYDYLRVLYARIGIQHCYKCGDPVGSLTVDQMVEHIMQNPEGTKLQILAPIVQNRKGEHKDELEQLRSEGFVRVMINGVLRNLDEKIVLDKKSKHNIDVVVDRLVVKDGVESRMADSLELALKLSDELIKIDYPDSKETDLLSSKNSCAKCNIGYEELSPQSFSFNSPIGACVACNGLGYRLEFDPELVVPDEDRSIMDGAVIPWGRLEAKKSSWTMNTVSNLANAYNFELNTPWKNLPDIAKQLILYGSGNKRFRVAWQNARGKGEFMMRHEGVIPQLKRRMRETTSEEMKRYYMQFISDKACPDCNGNKLKPASLAVKVQGKSIAEITKMSVGEAYDFFSTLSLSGNHKLIAEEVLKEIRARLGFLKAVGLHYLSLDRRAPTLSGGESQRIRLASQIGSQLVGVMYILDEPSIGLHQRDNTKLVSMLLHLRDLGNSVIVVEHDEETMRSADQIVDFGPRAGVYGGHIVAQGSLEAIKNCSESITGAYLAGRMLIPIPEKRLQPDSRFLSIIGAMHNNLKEMNVKIPLGMFVCVTGVSGSGKSSLINQTLSPYLNNHFFKSNHKVGKCKEILGLEHIDKVITIDQQPIGRTPRSNPCTYVKLFDSIRNLLSELPASKMRGYKPGRFSFNVKGGRCEACDGAGVRQIEMHFMADIYVTCEVCKGKRYNNETLAIRYKGKNISEILDMDVQEAIEFFDAIPAIKNKLKTLHEVGLDYIKLGQPSTTLSGGEAQRIKLSKELSRPSTGNTLYLLDEPTTGLHFDDINKLLKVLNKLVAMGNTVVVIEHNMDVIKSADWVIDLGPEGGDKGGEILAEGSPEMIMGSPKSSTGEFLKKHYDYQMENLKPPSKKAPKHKKGK